GAAGATAAGACTGGTCGAATGTCTTTTCCTTCTCTCCTCTTCCCTGCCAAGGATCTCCTTGACTTCCGGTGGTGTCGCGGACGCTGTAATACTCTTCTTCGTCTCATCGTCTACTGTACCCGCTGGATTCTTGAGCCATCTTAAAGCAAGGACACAGCAGAAACCCATGAGAAACGTACTGAGCGCGTAGACTTCCGATTCGGACGCGTTCGTCCAGTAAGTGCTGCTGAACATGAGATAAAAAGAACCGATCACCGGTCCCGCCAGCCTGATAAACCTGCCGGCCATCGTTTTTCCGGCTCCGAACATCATCCTGACCACATTCGCCATAATGAGGTAGGCCATCAGTACTCCGAGAGCGGCTGATACGGTCGAAAGGAGATTGACCTTCTGTGCTGCTGACATAGCTAACGGCAGCAGGCAGAATACCCGACCGACAAGCACATAAAGCGGAGTGCCCGGAGAATGTGGGATTCCCAGAGAATACGACGCCGCTATGAACTCTCCCGCGTCCCAGAAGGACACTGTTACAGCCATCGTCATCAGATAGACGATCAGACTTATCAGGAATATCGCCGATGCGGTAATCCGGTTTACAGACCTGTCAGTCATTTCAATACCCTTTCTATCTTGAAATATCATCTCTTTCAGTCTAATAAATACTGATACAGGACTCTAGTCTTTTCCAGAGCGTTTTCTTATAAAAAAGAACACAGCCCCGATCAGACTGACCGCGACCTGAACTGCGTAAGTAACAAATTCCATCAATACAGCGAGTTCCTCCTGGATCCCGACCTGTGTAAACAGCACCATTCCAGCGCTCTCCCTGACACCAAGCCCGTTGATCGATATCGGAAGGATCATGATCAACCCCAGAAGCGGAACAAAGACAAAGAAATGAACCAGATCGATCCTGCCAAGAGTTATCCCCAAAGCGAGCCCGACCAGGACATGGGTCATTATGCGCAGCGTCTGGATCACGAGAGAAAGAAGCACTACACCCGCAAAAAGAGGCTTCCTGTCCCTGAGGCTTCCCATGTGTCCAAGTACCAGCACGATCTTCTCACCCAATCCCCAGATCCCTATCTTTCCTGAAAGCCGCCTGATGCTTCCGGATAACTTCCTGTTGAACGCGACAGCCAGCACAGCGATTATCAATCCCCCGAAAATACCAAGGTACAGCCCCGTGTTTTCTATGGTTCCTCCCGGGAAAACGATTATCGATGCCACGGCAGCCAGAAAACACAATCCTGTTATTCCAAAGACCCTGTCGAGAAGAGTCAAAGCAAAAACCCGGTGGGGATCGCTGCCCTCCTTGACCACATCGTATATCTTTATTGCATCCCCCCCCACATTGGCGGGAAGAAAATTATTAAAAAACAGGCCCACGAAATAATATGTAAATGTCGCTGAAAATCTCAGATCCACTCCACCCGCTCCGAGAAGCAGGTGCCACTGAAAGGCTCCGAGAAGACTGCTGAGAAAAAAGACAGCTACAGCGGAAGTGAGGAGTAGCAGATCGATATTTTTCAGATAGACAGCCAATTCACCTGGTGACTTCCTTTTAAGCAGGAATATAATCAGCCCCAGACTAACGACTATTTTCACCGTTTGCAGAGCCGCGTTCTTCAGCCGCAATCTAAATCCCCCGTTATTTCTGCCACGCCGGTCAATTCGAGCAACAGCTGTTCGGTCTCCCTGGCACACCTCTCCCAGGTCAGACTTCCGACTCTCTCGATCGCGTTCATGCTCATCGTGTTCCAGAGATCAGTGTCGCCAAGCAACTTTACAGCCTTCTCACCGAAAGCTACAACGTCACCGTACGGCACAAGGAATCCAGTCTTTCCATCGAGGACCGAATCCCTCAACCCCGGCCTGTCACTTGCCACTACGGGCACTCCACAGGCGTTTGCCTCCACCACAGTAAGCCCCCACCCCTCTTTGGGACTGGGATTGAAGAGCAGATGAGACCGGTTGATATATTCCACGATCTCCGTAGAACCCATATATCCGAGAAACTCGATCGAGTCTCCCAGTCCAAGCTGTGCAGCCTCCTTCTCAAGCTGCGGCCGATACGGCCCGTCTCCTATGATCGAAAGCCTGGCACCGGGCACTTTATCAGTCACAATCTTCATCGCCCTCATTGCTATTTCGACACTCTTGTATTTCCTGAGCCTGCCCAGATGGACTATCGTCGGCCTCGCAAATCTCTCGATGTCGAGATGCTTCCAGGTACCATGATCAAGCCCGCAGAGGACGACATCTATCCGGTCCCTGTCGATCCCTCTCGACGCAAGATCGTCCGCTGTACTCGGACTTATCACCATGAAACGGTTTTTCCTGAATACGGCCGGAATAAATCTTTCCATCAACAGTACGTATGTCCCTATCAGCCAGTTCGCTTCCCTGAACACTGTCGTACCGAAAAGATGCGGGATCACACCGACGACAGGAGTATCGGTAAAGAGAGGCATAAAGAACGGTAGCTTGTTAATATCCTCAAGAACGACATCATATCTGTTATTCTTCATATGCTTTCTGGCAAACATGGGAAGAACGAAATTCGCATCGTACCAGTGCCCGGCCCTCAGGATCCGGACCCCGTCGATTTCGTCCTGCCCCGAACAACCGGGGAATCCTGATGTGATCTCCGTCACTTCATGCCCCCATCGAGCCATATGCGAAAGGATCTCATGAATATGGACCTCGGCGCCTCCCGCTTCCGGATGTCTCATATCCCGCCAGTTTAGAGCAAGTACTTTCAAATGCAGATCCCT
Above is a window of Candidatus Latescibacterota bacterium DNA encoding:
- a CDS encoding DUF2723 domain-containing protein — protein: MTDRSVNRITASAIFLISLIVYLMTMAVTVSFWDAGEFIAASYSLGIPHSPGTPLYVLVGRVFCLLPLAMSAAQKVNLLSTVSAALGVLMAYLIMANVVRMMFGAGKTMAGRFIRLAGPVIGSFYLMFSSTYWTNASESEVYALSTFLMGFCCVLALRWLKNPAGTVDDETKKSITASATPPEVKEILGREEERRKRHSTSLIF
- a CDS encoding flippase-like domain-containing protein — protein: MRLKNAALQTVKIVVSLGLIIFLLKRKSPGELAVYLKNIDLLLLTSAVAVFFLSSLLGAFQWHLLLGAGGVDLRFSATFTYYFVGLFFNNFLPANVGGDAIKIYDVVKEGSDPHRVFALTLLDRVFGITGLCFLAAVASIIVFPGGTIENTGLYLGIFGGLIIAVLAVAFNRKLSGSIRRLSGKIGIWGLGEKIVLVLGHMGSLRDRKPLFAGVVLLSLVIQTLRIMTHVLVGLALGITLGRIDLVHFFVFVPLLGLIMILPISINGLGVRESAGMVLFTQVGIQEELAVLMEFVTYAVQVAVSLIGAVFFFIRKRSGKD
- a CDS encoding glycosyltransferase family 4 protein, coding for MRHPEAGGAEVHIHEILSHMARWGHEVTEITSGFPGCSGQDEIDGVRILRAGHWYDANFVLPMFARKHMKNNRYDVVLEDINKLPFFMPLFTDTPVVGVIPHLFGTTVFREANWLIGTYVLLMERFIPAVFRKNRFMVISPSTADDLASRGIDRDRIDVVLCGLDHGTWKHLDIERFARPTIVHLGRLRKYKSVEIAMRAMKIVTDKVPGARLSIIGDGPYRPQLEKEAAQLGLGDSIEFLGYMGSTEIVEYINRSHLLFNPSPKEGWGLTVVEANACGVPVVASDRPGLRDSVLDGKTGFLVPYGDVVAFGEKAVKLLGDTDLWNTMSMNAIERVGSLTWERCARETEQLLLELTGVAEITGDLDCG